The DNA region TCAGGGGTACAAATGCATTGTCCATTGACTTTGAAACATCATATAGCCCAACACAAACTAAATTTGAGGAGCACTTTGTCAAAAGTTGAGGTTAGATGTCTGAGAAGATTCAGGTCAGGTTAGTCAAAGGAGTGAGGAGTTCCAAAAAGAGGTGCAGTTGGTTACAACAATATGTACAACTCTCATTTCACTTGAGATCAGAATATAAAACATACAAAAGGTCATACCAGTGTATCCTCAGACCATTTTACATTCTCTTTTTCTTCacattcctcttcctctcatcaccACCCACCCAAAGAGGAACTGTCATTTGACAAAGGTTAGAAAAGCCCtcattgtaatgtgtgtgtgtgtgtgtgtgtgtgtgtgtgtgtgtgtgtgtgtgtgtgtgtgtgtgtgtgtgtgtgtgtgtgtgtgtgtgtgtgtgtgtgtgtgtgtgtgtgtgtgtgtgtgtgtgtgtgtgtgtgtgtgtgtgatggagaaagacagagagacagcgagagacagagaaagagcgagagagagcgtgggtgtgcgtatgttaactgatgtaaggctttttgctatattcagattttgctatatgtttactgcaatgtgcaataatgtgtatttggtctttgtttatgttttgtatCTAAGTAAGCTGTCAGACTGCCTAATTTCccctgggattaataaaagtactctactctactctactgtaatggCTGCTGGGCCAGAGTGCAATCTTAttcagtgtactgtacagtagtatAGACGGCCATTTACTTAATGGTCATCGCACCACACTTCTGTTGGTCTGTGTATCACACATGGCCAAACCCTATGTgacaaacacacatttgttttgttcTTGAACCAACAGCAGGTGCTTGTGAAGTGGGTGGCAAGCCACTTGAGAGGTGTTAAGTAATTATTAATCAACACATTGTAGCAGGCAGCCACACCTCACTACGCCTTTCCTTGGTtgacttttatttctttcttcctttcttcttcttcttcttcttcttcttcttcctctgcttcttcttcttcttcttcttcttcttctctttacaCTGACATGTTTTTTGACTGCCCCTTTTTGCCATTGGCAGCTGTTTCCAAGAAGGCTAACGTCTTCCTCTGTTGCTCGCTATTTTAAGCTCTACGCCCTCCGCACACCACAGCGGCCATTACGACATCTTAGAGCAGGGGGAAATAACGCAGTGGTGCTCCCTGTGCTTTGAGCTTCTGCAGAGGTGTTAGTGTCAGTGGCTGTGTTTTTTGATGGTGATGCTGAAAGGGTTGGTGGTCGCTGTGGTAGTGATGGTAGTGTCGGAGGTAGTTGTGGGGTTAACACCACACCAGTGCGAGTTGTGGTGGAGATGATGGTGCTGGTAGTGGAAGTAGATGGTTAAAGCCAGTGGTGGGAGTGATAtagtggtagttgtggtggtggtagtggtggttatggtggaggtagtggtgggTGGAGGCGGTGGTGAGAGTAGCCTAGTAGGCCTAGTTGTAGTGGATGGTGGGGGTTTTGGAAGCAGTAATAAAGGTAATAGTGCTGAAAATATTGatgttgctggtggtggtggaagtagtTGTGGagatggtggtagtagtggtatcGGCAATAAATGAATCTAGATGGGGACAGTTGTGGTAGTAGTGTGGGagatagtgatggtggtggtcgtGTTTCTCTTTGGTGGTGGAAGTGGAGGCTCTTTCTTACCTGGATGTTGTATCGGTCACGCATGCTGGTCCTGACGGCTATCATGGCGCCGGGCAAGAAGGGCAGACAGCAGCTGTCCCCGTGGTCTTGGGCCACCTTGCAGCCCAGGATGCAGGGCAGGAACGTCCCACACAGGCCTTGtgaaggggaagagggggaggtaggaggaggaggtaagaggaggaggaggaggaggaggaggaagaggtaggaTGATTATGAGATGAGGAGACATTTCGAGAAAGATCATCGGGATTGTGCTTCTCGAAagtatagttgttagccagttagcagcttgggtacttgccaatgggaaattgcattgcaaccaacaaagtagttgATGTTAGAAActatagtttcgagaaatgcagccctgatGAGCCAGGTCATGTGAGAAGACTATTGCCAagtattttaaccccttagcgcagagaggTTATCaccttactgtcaacaaaattgtaatggctatgtcttaatctgttacttaaggcattCCGTAATTTCATAGCCTAGCAGtattgttatgatatagttgagtattttcagcaaatagtgaatacgcccgctggtgaccccatctgcactaagaggctactgtgACTAATCGGGAGAAATCTATTTGCCTTTATACTGTGTGTAGCGAAGGGGGGGTAGAGTtgtccagctgggacttgaacccagaccttctggggtggtaaaccggggctctgaccgctacaccaaagagccaggctcgttggcatgttagtcagaacacacccacaaccctagtgatggtcactccatcacattgccttccccttcgggaagcgcacccgtgcgcttcacacactcatggtgtccctcacgcaactgcccatcatgcttctcccatccagtgtgccccatcatcaatgcttcacctatcactgaggtccctcacacgggggtcaccaatcctgggggtccctcacatggaattacggctcacacaccatgggtacgcttccgatggcctcacggtaccatcccacttctgacaccatttgtagcgaaggggagtagagttgcccagctgggacttgaacccagaccttctggggtagtaaaccggggctctgaccgctacaccaaagagccaggctcgttggcatgttagtcagaacacacccacaaccctagtgatggtcactccatcacactgagCATATAAAACAGAGCATTGGTAGCCATAAGTGTTCTTctgaacatgtacacacacctgaCTTATTTATTCACCCATTAGTATTATAAAATGAATCATGACTCAAAAACCATGAAGTATCTACAAATctgattgtacacacacacaccaaatatacacacacacacacacgcatgtgcgcattgCACTTACAGATGCCGCAGTCCTCACAGCAGTCACACAGTTCTGAGCTCCAATTAGAGGAGCCGGCTGTCATGGAGTAGCTGGTGACAGTCATCTGGGGCTGTGTGTTGACAACCATCTCTGTCTGGTACGCcatggctggagaggagagggaaacatgaatactgctactgctgatatcactactactacaaccactactactactactaggctactactactactactactactactactactactactactactactactactactaatactaataataataataataatgatggttTTCAAAGGAAGACCACTCAATGTCTGATAAGATAATGGAGCATTTtaatgttatactgtatatgtcaaaAAAGACTAGATAAAATGTGTTATCAAAAGAGTTTAACTGTGGATAAAATGCAAATGATAATGTGTGGAAAACAAAATAGGAACAACTTTAGCCTAAACTAATTGCTCTTAAAAATGTATAATGAACCCTGACTTTCCCAGGGTTTTCTAAATATGTAATGTACATCCTCAGTGCCGAACATTTTCCTaaaaatgtaggccctatgtgttgCCTTCGTAAAGAAAATGCAAGAACATTTTAATTGTTTGAAAACTTGTCCATCAATACCATAATTTTCAAGAAAACTCAAGAAAATTGTAATTGAATGAGAAATAGTCACTAATATGATAAGACCATCAATACTATATTTTTTCCACCAGATATTGTCACATTGTTCTGATTTTCAGACGCTTTCTCTGATTACCACCTACCTTACTTGACTGAGTGGTTCGGTCGGTGGTCCGGtggcagggggaaaaaatcacacggtaAGTGGCGGAAAAAAATGGGAGTCCAAAGCTCTTATAGCAGCCATGTCGTCAGCCGGCTCTCAGTGGGCAGTGATTGCCGGCTCCTGTACTTGACGAGGAGGAGAACAAGGCAAAGTGTGTTTGATTTGGGGGTGTATGCATTTCACTTTAAATGGTAGGCATGCACACCTTCTTCTCCTGACGTGTCCCCTTATCGTGCATTTGGCAAGAGCCTTACCTctttgtgtgttttctgtgtgtgttttctgtgtgtgtgtgtgtgtgtgtgtgtgtgtgtgtgtgtgtgtgtgtgtgtgtgtgtgtgtgtgtgtgtgtgtgtgtgtgtgtgtgtgtgtgtgtgtgtgtgtgtgtgtgtgtgtgtgtgtgtgtgtgtgtgcaaagccgTGCTCAAAAGCAATGAAAATTAAAGTGTGTGTATGGGACAAGGGTGTGTGGGCCAGGAAAGGCCATGTGGCCTCAGCCATGCCCAACCAGTAAATCTTACTGGAACGTGAATAGTGTTGAACCTCCTGTgcgaccaccaccacccagcttaTCACCTGTCCCACCTGCTGTCTTCAACTAGAACATACCGGCCCCATCAACATCATTTTGctctttgacaatgacaataaattcttaaGCACTCAGTGTGTGGTGAGGTAGCCTTTAGCTGCACTGCAAAGATTTGGAAGCAGCTTAGACTTAGAATTAAAcccagactcaagacaaagctgttctttgATGGTTTCtcttaaattatttacttttgatTTTGATATTTTGACTAGTCTTAGATTTGAATTATTTAGTGACATCTTTTTTCCTTGCATTTATCCTTTCCCcggtttttcttcattttttaatttcatttGCTGTCTTCTTATgctttttatttttgtgaagcacattgatttgtatccatgtatgaaatgtgctatagtTGCCTTGCTTGAATCTTGAACGTATTCACCATTCAGTAATCTAAGGATGATAAATACACTGaaatgttgtattacacttagctgatgcgaCTTGCTGCTATTTGCAGGGTATTGTTAcagcaatgtgggcttaggtcctcaagggcacttaaaataataaaataataatacattttatttaaaagcgcccttaaaaacactcaaggacactgtacagagagaagcaaaaataaaacaagaaacataaaaaacaaaaaaatcataaagaataggctaactgaaagaAAAACGTTGCAAAACATTGCAAAAGTCTGCATTTGAACTGGGGTTATGAATCTTTAtgccatggatagagatgtaggtAAGTGTGGGATTTGGATAAGTCCGCCTCCCAACAATTAGGCCAGCTACCTATAGTTTACTGTGAGTCGCCAAGCTAATTTAGGAAACATTTTAT from Engraulis encrasicolus isolate BLACKSEA-1 chromosome 5, IST_EnEncr_1.0, whole genome shotgun sequence includes:
- the cnfn gene encoding cornifelin homolog, which translates into the protein MAYQTEMVVNTQPQMTVTSYSMTAGSSNWSSELCDCCEDCGICLCGTFLPCILGCKVAQDHGDSCCLPFLPGAMIAVRTSMRDRYNIQGTICDDWIAVACFPLCAVCQMAREQKARGV